One window of the Ureibacillus sp. FSL W7-1570 genome contains the following:
- a CDS encoding acyl--CoA ligase — protein MKREDLIAPENYNIVDEFEKWAKDESKLALLVRHEDGTTEQITFVELLKRANKVANLFKSHGLEKGDVILVMVPRSAEAYATYIGALKAGLSIIPSSEMLRAKDIDYRIEHSGAKGIVAFSNEIAQFEDVKSLDGLKLFVYGEAEEPWIQIEKAVENLSDEFNEVQTKSSDIAFLSYTSGTTGNPKGVIHTHSWGYAHLRTAAEHWLGVKENDVAWATAAPGWQKWIWSPFLAILGSGGTAFVYTGKFDPKTYLQLLQDYKVNVLCCTPTEYRLMAKVDGLESYDLSNLKSAVSAGEPLNSEVINKFLNVFNIQVRDGYGQTENTLLVGTMLGMKPKPGSMGKPTPGNVVEIINENGEPAKPGEVGDIAVHSSTPALFKGYYKDPERTQMQFRGEWFLTGDRAYKDEEGYFWFEGRGDDIIISSGYTIGPFEVEDALVKHPAVKECAVVASPDEIRGSIVKAFVVLKDPTLKNSPTLVQELQEHVKNITAPYKYPRAIEFIDELPKTTSGKIRRVELRQREWQKQTAK, from the coding sequence TTGAAGAGGGAAGATTTGATTGCACCAGAAAACTATAACATTGTGGATGAATTTGAAAAATGGGCAAAAGATGAGAGTAAATTGGCGTTATTGGTTCGCCATGAAGACGGCACCACTGAGCAGATCACCTTTGTTGAACTTTTAAAAAGAGCCAATAAAGTGGCGAATTTATTTAAAAGCCATGGCCTGGAAAAAGGCGATGTGATTCTTGTCATGGTTCCGCGTTCTGCTGAAGCCTACGCTACATACATCGGTGCATTAAAAGCAGGACTTTCAATCATTCCAAGCTCTGAAATGTTAAGAGCAAAAGATATCGACTATCGCATTGAACATTCCGGTGCGAAAGGGATTGTGGCCTTTTCCAATGAAATCGCTCAATTTGAAGACGTCAAATCCTTGGATGGATTGAAACTTTTCGTTTACGGGGAAGCGGAAGAACCTTGGATTCAAATTGAAAAAGCCGTTGAAAATTTATCGGATGAGTTTAATGAAGTGCAAACAAAAAGCTCCGATATCGCTTTCTTATCTTACACAAGCGGAACAACCGGAAATCCGAAAGGTGTAATCCACACTCATAGTTGGGGTTACGCACATTTGCGGACAGCCGCTGAGCACTGGCTCGGTGTGAAAGAAAATGATGTGGCTTGGGCGACGGCAGCACCTGGCTGGCAAAAGTGGATTTGGAGCCCATTCCTGGCGATTTTGGGAAGCGGCGGCACAGCCTTCGTTTATACAGGAAAATTCGATCCAAAAACGTATCTGCAATTATTGCAAGATTATAAGGTCAATGTATTATGCTGTACGCCGACGGAATATCGTTTAATGGCAAAAGTGGACGGGCTGGAATCTTATGATTTGTCGAATTTAAAAAGTGCCGTTTCCGCAGGGGAGCCGTTAAACAGCGAAGTCATCAACAAATTCCTGAATGTATTTAATATTCAAGTCCGCGATGGATATGGACAAACTGAAAATACACTGCTCGTTGGTACTATGCTGGGCATGAAGCCGAAACCAGGTTCCATGGGCAAACCGACTCCGGGAAATGTGGTGGAAATTATCAATGAAAACGGGGAACCGGCAAAACCGGGAGAAGTTGGCGATATTGCCGTCCATTCATCCACTCCTGCCCTCTTCAAAGGTTATTACAAAGATCCAGAACGTACGCAAATGCAATTCCGCGGAGAATGGTTCCTGACAGGTGACCGGGCGTACAAAGATGAAGAAGGCTACTTCTGGTTTGAAGGACGCGGTGACGACATCATCATTTCCTCCGGCTACACAATCGGTCCTTTCGAAGTGGAAGATGCCCTTGTAAAACATCCAGCTGTAAAAGAATGTGCAGTTGTGGCAAGTCCTGACGAAATTCGCGGAAGTATTGTAAAGGCTTTCGTTGTATTGAAAGACCCAACATTAAAAAATAGTCCAACCCTTGTTCAGGAATTGCAAGAGCATGTGAAAAACATTACAGCCCCATATAAATATCCGAGAGCGATTGAATTCATTGATGAATTGCCTAAAACCACTTCCGGTAAAATTCGCAGAGTCGAATTGCGCCAAAGAGAATGGCAAAAACAAACAGCGAAATGA
- a CDS encoding alpha/beta-type small acid-soluble spore protein: MATNNSGGRNKLLVPGANAALDQMKYEIAQEFGVQLGPEASARANGSVGGEITKRLVQMAESQLRGTQQ, translated from the coding sequence ATGGCTACAAACAACTCTGGAGGCAGAAACAAATTATTAGTTCCTGGTGCAAACGCAGCTTTAGATCAAATGAAATATGAAATTGCACAAGAGTTTGGTGTTCAACTCGGACCTGAAGCTTCCGCTCGTGCGAACGGATCAGTCGGAGGAGAAATCACTAAACGTCTAGTGCAAATGGCTGAGTCACAATTACGTGGCACTCAACAATAA
- the thiI gene encoding tRNA uracil 4-sulfurtransferase ThiI, with amino-acid sequence MLWKEILIRYGELTTKGRNRKDFIQQLKYNIKYISSDIGRLIIRAERDRMYIELDNEEQFEKLMEKLPRVFGISSFSPVAMCEKEMGSIQQLAQTIMDRYKDREITFKVEVHRSDKSFPYQTYDIQKAVGGYLLKNNPNLSVNVKNPDVELRVEIRKEAAYLMSEVIHGAGGMPVGSNGKSLLLLSGGIDSPVAGYLMMKRGVRIDAIHFFSPPYTSEQSLQKVKDLANELTKFGSSIHLHVIPFTELQVLIKDTVPAEMLMTTTRRMMMKIADRVREEIGALGLVTGESLGQVASQTLESLTAINAVTNTPILRPLISFDKLEIIDIAQQIGTYEISIKPYEDCCTVFTPANPKTRPKLERVTHFESQVDFEEYIERAVKNREVYIFPEKRVKENKFKHLL; translated from the coding sequence ATGCTTTGGAAAGAAATATTGATCAGATATGGTGAATTGACGACGAAGGGACGGAATCGGAAAGATTTTATCCAGCAATTGAAATATAACATCAAATACATCTCTTCCGATATCGGGCGCCTAATAATCCGGGCTGAACGGGACCGGATGTATATTGAACTGGATAATGAAGAGCAATTTGAAAAATTGATGGAAAAATTGCCACGGGTATTTGGAATTTCATCATTCAGCCCGGTTGCCATGTGCGAAAAAGAGATGGGCAGCATCCAACAACTTGCCCAAACAATCATGGACCGTTATAAAGATCGGGAAATCACTTTTAAAGTGGAAGTGCACCGTTCAGATAAATCTTTTCCTTATCAAACATATGATATACAGAAAGCAGTCGGGGGATATTTATTAAAAAACAATCCGAATTTATCGGTCAATGTTAAAAATCCGGATGTGGAACTTCGGGTTGAAATCCGAAAAGAAGCCGCTTATTTGATGTCCGAAGTGATTCATGGGGCGGGCGGAATGCCGGTGGGATCCAACGGAAAATCCCTATTGCTGCTTTCCGGCGGAATCGACAGCCCGGTGGCAGGTTATTTAATGATGAAACGCGGCGTAAGAATCGATGCGATTCACTTTTTCAGCCCGCCATATACAAGTGAACAATCGCTGCAGAAGGTAAAAGATTTGGCCAATGAATTGACGAAATTCGGTTCTTCCATCCATCTGCATGTCATTCCGTTTACAGAATTGCAAGTATTAATCAAAGATACAGTGCCTGCGGAAATGCTCATGACGACAACGCGCAGAATGATGATGAAAATTGCGGACCGGGTGCGTGAAGAAATTGGTGCGCTTGGACTGGTCACTGGCGAAAGTTTGGGACAAGTGGCAAGCCAGACGCTGGAAAGTTTGACGGCCATCAATGCGGTAACGAATACGCCGATTTTGCGTCCGTTGATTTCTTTCGACAAGCTTGAAATCATTGACATCGCTCAGCAAATCGGCACGTACGAAATATCCATCAAGCCGTATGAAGACTGCTGCACGGTCTTTACGCCAGCCAATCCGAAAACAAGACCAAAATTGGAGCGCGTCACTCATTTTGAATCCCAGGTGGACTTTGAAGAATATATTGAACGGGCTGTGAAGAATAGAGAAGTCTATATCTTCCCTGAAAAGCGTGTGAAAGAAAATAAATTTAAACATCTACTATAA
- a CDS encoding cysteine desulfurase family protein, translating into MIYFDNSATTQPYEEVLQTFVEVNKNYYANPASIHAFGVEVNELLEAARNQIATILKTKPEHILFTSGGTESNNFAIFGVAKANKHIGKHIITTEIEHASVLEAYKSLENEGYEVDYLSVDKHGVISLDELREKLRKDTMLVTMMHVNNEMGAIQPIEEAAKIIQQHSRAIFHVDAVQSFGKLNVQFNGDAGPDIITVSGHKIHGLKGTGFIAFKRKLNIAPLIVGGGQEFGLRSGTVAVPQAVALAKACRIAVERLQEHQAKFTKWRDELIDYFTTFGNHIYILSSKEGAPHIVSFSVKDLKGEVIINALQKRGVIVSTSSACSSRQKKTSHVVEALKVDPHFKEGVIRISFGAKNTDEEIEQFKAIFKEVMKELKGV; encoded by the coding sequence ATGATTTATTTTGATAACAGTGCAACAACACAACCCTACGAAGAAGTGTTACAAACATTTGTTGAAGTAAACAAAAACTATTATGCCAATCCGGCTTCCATCCATGCCTTTGGTGTGGAAGTCAATGAACTGTTGGAAGCGGCAAGAAACCAAATCGCAACTATTTTAAAAACAAAGCCCGAACATATTTTATTCACTTCCGGTGGTACAGAATCAAACAACTTTGCCATTTTTGGTGTCGCAAAGGCCAACAAGCATATCGGAAAACATATCATTACAACGGAAATTGAACATGCCTCCGTGCTTGAAGCCTATAAATCACTGGAAAATGAAGGGTATGAAGTGGATTATTTGTCGGTCGACAAACATGGGGTCATTTCCTTGGATGAATTGCGGGAAAAGCTCCGCAAAGATACGATGCTTGTGACGATGATGCATGTCAACAATGAGATGGGAGCCATTCAGCCGATTGAAGAAGCGGCAAAAATCATTCAACAACATTCCCGCGCCATCTTTCATGTGGATGCAGTGCAAAGTTTTGGAAAATTGAATGTCCAGTTCAATGGAGACGCCGGACCGGACATCATTACGGTTTCCGGCCATAAGATTCATGGTCTGAAAGGTACCGGGTTCATTGCGTTCAAGAGAAAATTGAATATCGCCCCTTTGATTGTCGGCGGTGGACAAGAATTTGGTTTGAGAAGCGGAACGGTGGCTGTCCCACAGGCAGTCGCATTGGCAAAAGCTTGCCGTATTGCCGTGGAACGTTTGCAAGAACATCAGGCGAAATTTACAAAATGGCGTGATGAACTCATTGATTATTTCACGACTTTCGGCAATCATATCTATATACTTTCCTCAAAAGAAGGCGCTCCTCATATTGTGTCCTTTAGCGTGAAGGATCTGAAGGGCGAAGTCATCATTAATGCGTTGCAAAAACGGGGAGTGATTGTTTCCACATCCAGCGCATGTTCGTCAAGACAAAAGAAAACAAGCCATGTGGTGGAAGCGTTAAAAGTGGATCCGCATTTTAAAGAAGGTGTCATTCGCATCAGTTTCGGAGCAAAAAATACGGATGAAGAAATCGAACAGTTTAAAGCCATTTTCAAAGAAGTTATGAAAGAACTAAAAGGAGTATAA
- the ezrA gene encoding septation ring formation regulator EzrA — protein sequence MKYIIFIIIVLLALLIVGLVIRKKHTAEIERLEKKKLQIQHYPIFEELTKIKNLNMNGQTEELFERWRNKWTEVVDVDIIKIDSMLFDAEEYIDRFKFKKASVVEKDIEDYLNRCDQIKNEILSELDELIGSEEKNRIEMEQLKEQYRSARKTLLAHQYSFGPALANLEKMLEEFPQKFEEYDKLTGEGNYLNARETVLYLSEKSKKMNELINEIPALLTEIQTKIPASIHELRTGQREMEEQSYYLQHLELTEHLDQIEEELKKLEEELANLNVTHVAERIQEINDEIDNFYDLLEKEVYAKDYVDKNCDLAYKTLNEVLKATREVSTEAEYVQNSYRLPKEEAEIPKIGLKQLEVIQKRFEVLLSRVREEKSAYSSLQEELMEISNEIERIQEVQEEFSNRLKNLRIDENKARTKLNSLKKMLQETDRMLHKANIPGIPEEMDARLEEAEEQLFVVMQSLQEVPLNMNLVNSNLDKAEKCIQNVQKQAKEMIENVMLIERIIQYGNRYRSNPNVHELLLQAEEAFHNFRYIKALELAAEAVELAEPGAIKRIEELVQEEVFEKTKQ from the coding sequence ATGAAGTATATCATCTTTATCATCATCGTACTATTAGCGTTATTAATAGTCGGGCTTGTCATACGGAAAAAACATACTGCCGAGATCGAGCGGCTGGAAAAAAAGAAATTGCAAATTCAACATTATCCTATTTTTGAAGAGTTGACAAAAATAAAAAATTTAAATATGAACGGTCAGACGGAAGAATTATTTGAACGTTGGCGCAACAAGTGGACGGAAGTGGTGGACGTCGACATCATCAAAATTGATTCCATGCTGTTTGATGCGGAAGAATACATAGATCGGTTTAAATTCAAAAAAGCGTCGGTGGTTGAAAAAGACATCGAGGATTATTTAAATCGATGCGATCAAATCAAAAACGAAATTTTATCCGAATTGGACGAATTAATCGGCAGTGAAGAAAAGAACCGCATTGAAATGGAGCAATTGAAAGAACAATACCGTTCCGCCCGCAAGACTCTGCTTGCGCATCAATATTCTTTTGGTCCAGCATTGGCCAATTTAGAAAAAATGCTCGAAGAATTTCCTCAGAAATTTGAAGAATATGATAAGCTGACCGGAGAAGGAAATTATTTGAATGCCAGGGAGACGGTTCTTTACCTGAGTGAAAAGTCGAAGAAAATGAATGAGTTGATCAATGAAATTCCGGCACTGTTAACAGAGATTCAAACAAAAATCCCTGCTTCCATCCATGAGTTGAGAACCGGTCAACGGGAAATGGAAGAACAGTCCTATTACTTGCAGCATCTGGAATTAACTGAACACCTGGATCAAATTGAAGAAGAATTGAAGAAACTGGAAGAAGAATTGGCGAATTTGAACGTTACACATGTGGCGGAAAGAATCCAGGAAATCAATGATGAGATCGACAACTTCTATGATTTGCTTGAAAAAGAAGTATACGCTAAAGATTATGTGGACAAGAATTGTGACCTTGCATACAAAACATTGAACGAAGTATTGAAAGCAACAAGGGAAGTAAGTACGGAAGCGGAATATGTCCAAAACAGTTACCGTCTGCCAAAGGAAGAAGCGGAGATTCCGAAAATCGGCCTAAAACAGCTTGAAGTGATCCAAAAGCGGTTTGAAGTGCTTCTTTCCCGTGTGAGGGAAGAAAAGTCCGCATACTCCAGCCTGCAGGAAGAATTGATGGAAATCAGCAATGAAATTGAACGGATTCAGGAAGTGCAAGAAGAGTTTTCAAACCGGTTGAAGAATTTGCGCATTGATGAAAATAAAGCCCGAACAAAATTGAATTCATTGAAAAAAATGTTGCAGGAAACCGATCGGATGTTGCACAAGGCAAACATCCCCGGCATCCCGGAGGAAATGGATGCGCGTCTGGAAGAAGCGGAAGAGCAATTATTTGTTGTCATGCAAAGCCTCCAAGAAGTTCCATTAAATATGAATTTAGTCAACAGCAATTTGGATAAAGCGGAAAAATGTATCCAAAATGTGCAAAAACAAGCAAAAGAAATGATTGAAAACGTGATGTTGATTGAACGGATTATCCAGTACGGCAATCGTTACCGTTCCAATCCAAACGTTCATGAGTTATTGCTTCAGGCGGAAGAAGCGTTCCACAATTTCCGTTATATCAAAGCGTTGGAATTGGCGGCGGAAGCCGTGGAGCTTGCAGAACCGGGAGCGATTAAGCGCATCGAAGAACTTGTGCAAGAAGAAGTATTCGAAAAAACGAAACAATAA
- the hisJ gene encoding histidinol-phosphatase HisJ translates to MKKDGHIHTPFCPHGTKDPLEKYIEKAIQHRFTDITFTEHAPLPENFIDPTPEKDSGMKPELLSPYIETLSELKGRYKNDINIHIGLEVDYIVGYEEETKMFLNTVGPYLDDAILSVHFLKLNEEYVCIDYSETEFMKFAEKAGSVQAVYDLYYDTVLQSMEADLGQYKPRRIGHPTLIHKFQHFHKQSIDDESRIIAILNKMKEYGYELDVNSAGLSKKFCLEPYPPFPMIEYAKSIEIPLVFGSDAHCVDDLHQHYEKIFL, encoded by the coding sequence ATGAAAAAAGACGGCCATATCCATACGCCCTTTTGTCCTCACGGTACAAAAGACCCATTGGAAAAATATATTGAAAAAGCAATTCAACACCGATTCACCGATATCACATTCACTGAACATGCACCGTTGCCCGAAAATTTTATTGACCCGACTCCCGAAAAAGACAGTGGAATGAAACCGGAATTATTATCCCCATACATAGAAACTTTGTCTGAATTAAAGGGGCGTTATAAAAACGATATCAACATTCACATCGGTTTGGAAGTGGATTATATCGTCGGTTATGAAGAAGAAACCAAAATGTTCCTCAATACGGTTGGGCCTTATCTTGATGATGCGATCCTGTCCGTCCATTTTTTGAAATTGAATGAGGAATATGTGTGCATCGATTATTCAGAAACGGAGTTCATGAAATTTGCGGAAAAAGCGGGAAGTGTCCAAGCCGTTTATGACTTGTATTATGATACGGTACTCCAATCAATGGAAGCCGATCTCGGGCAATACAAACCGCGCAGAATCGGGCATCCAACGCTCATCCATAAATTCCAGCATTTCCATAAGCAATCCATTGATGATGAAAGCCGGATCATTGCCATATTAAATAAAATGAAGGAATATGGTTATGAATTGGATGTCAATAGTGCCGGGTTGAGCAAAAAATTCTGTTTGGAACCGTACCCTCCATTTCCAATGATCGAATATGCAAAATCCATTGAAATTCCCCTTGTGTTCGGTTCGGATGCCCATTGTGTCGATGATTTGCATCAACATTATGAAAAAATTTTTCTATAA
- a CDS encoding GAF domain-containing protein, translating into MFTRIEYKGTLEEQYNLLSKQLAALLEGEEDLIANLSNASALLNQFLTDINWVGFYLMKNGELVLGPFQGLPACVRIPVGRGVCGTAVEKGETIVVDDVHQFPGHIACDARSNSEIVIPLVKNGEIIGVLDIDSPLKNRFKQEDRLGLEKFVQTLIRYI; encoded by the coding sequence ATGTTTACGAGAATCGAATATAAAGGCACTTTAGAAGAACAATATAATCTGTTGTCCAAGCAGCTGGCGGCACTGCTTGAAGGGGAAGAAGATTTGATCGCCAATTTAAGCAATGCCAGTGCATTGTTAAACCAATTTTTAACCGATATCAATTGGGTCGGGTTTTATTTAATGAAAAACGGGGAACTCGTCCTTGGGCCATTCCAGGGATTGCCGGCCTGTGTGCGAATTCCGGTGGGCCGTGGCGTCTGCGGCACCGCGGTAGAAAAAGGGGAAACCATCGTGGTCGATGACGTCCACCAATTCCCTGGACATATCGCCTGTGATGCCCGCAGCAATTCAGAAATCGTCATCCCACTGGTGAAAAACGGGGAAATTATTGGCGTCCTTGATATTGACAGCCCATTGAAAAACCGTTTCAAACAGGAAGATCGACTTGGATTGGAAAAATTTGTCCAAACGTTAATCCGATACATTTAA
- the rpsD gene encoding 30S ribosomal protein S4 has product MSRYTGPTWKISRRLGISLSGTGKELARRPYAPGQHGPTQRKKLTEYGLQLQEKQKLRHMYGLNERQFKNLFVKAGKMKGVHGENFMILLESRLDNLVYRLGLARTRRAARQLVNHGHVTVDGQRVDIPSYTVKPGQVISLREKSKNLQIVNEAIEVNNFVPEYLSFDPEKKEGTYVRYPERSELPAEINEALIVEFYSR; this is encoded by the coding sequence ATGTCTCGTTATACAGGACCAACATGGAAAATTTCCCGTCGTCTTGGTATTTCACTAAGCGGCACTGGTAAGGAATTAGCAAGACGTCCTTACGCACCAGGTCAACATGGACCAACTCAACGCAAAAAATTGACTGAATATGGTCTACAACTTCAAGAAAAACAAAAACTTCGCCATATGTACGGCTTAAACGAACGCCAATTCAAAAACTTGTTCGTAAAAGCGGGTAAAATGAAAGGGGTTCATGGTGAAAACTTCATGATCCTTCTTGAATCTCGCTTGGACAACCTAGTATATCGTCTAGGTCTTGCCCGTACTCGCCGTGCAGCTCGTCAATTAGTAAACCATGGCCACGTGACAGTGGATGGTCAACGTGTTGATATTCCATCTTACACTGTAAAACCTGGTCAAGTGATTTCTCTTCGTGAAAAATCTAAAAACTTACAAATCGTGAACGAAGCGATTGAAGTAAACAACTTCGTACCAGAATACCTTTCTTTCGATCCAGAGAAAAAAGAAGGTACTTACGTTCGTTATCCAGAACGTTCCGAATTGCCGGCTGAAATCAACGAAGCGCTTATCGTTGAGTTCTACTCACGTTAA